The Haliotis asinina isolate JCU_RB_2024 chromosome 3, JCU_Hal_asi_v2, whole genome shotgun sequence genome segment CGAGCATCGCATTATTATACTCACAGTGTTGCCAGTCCCGACGTGCTGAAATGTTAGTTTTGGAAGAAATAATACGATTATGTTCACACCTCATCTGGCGAATATCTTTTAAGAGGATGTACTTTGATACTCTGCTTGAATTTCGTCCGCATTTCTTGTCGTTTTGTGAcacaagggagctaactctatAAGTACTTTTAAATGTGTAATACATTTGCAGACACAGACAGAACTCGGGGCGTAGGCCAACCAGTCAATTCTGTTGACGCAACAGacagaaataatccagtttgcaAACAGTGGAGCCCAGACATTGGCAGCTATCTGCGACGCCGTGTATCGATGGCACAATCCAGATCGGAAtacacgcgcgcgcacgcagttacgcacacacagacacagacacacacacacacacacacgcgcacacacacacacacacacacacacacacaaaggccACTCTTTAAGCTCATCGTTTCACAATTTTAATAAACACGGAAAGAGATAAGATGGGAACTGAGAGGTTTCGTCAGTCGTTTGTCAAGGACATTACTTAATCATCCTTATGAAACTTTTTCACAGCGTCATAAAatcatcattattcatatttgTGCTTCTCTGAAGCTTCATTGCTTGGTTTATTATACCGTGTCGTTTCATCCTATTTCAGGTAGTTGTTGTTGAAACAAAGGAACTATGATGACAGAACTTCATTTTCGAGAAATACGGAACGGCGTTGCCTTATCTCCCACCGACAGCCCAGTGGTCGTTGATATTGCATGTAACCAGGACATGGTCGAGATGTTGGATAAGGACGAGGAGGTTGAGGGTAAGGACAGAAAGATCTCTGTGTATAAACTGACGGCCACcacagattttaaaaaaatgtgaaataaccACGAAAGATAGATCCATAACACACAATGAACAGAGAGAAGCTGCTTTCATCTGAGTACAGCCCCTCCTCCGCTCACGTCGCGGCCAACGACGAGCCGTCCGAGTCTGCACAGACGATATTCGGCTGTCAACTGTTGTTCAAGGAAAGGTCTGTAAGCCTGGATTTCATAGGACCCCAGTCGTCTGGCTACTGTCCATTTGCTTACACACGGTAACCCAAGCCATGCGCCGCTCGTAATGCCACCATAGGGAAGCGGTTTCTGCGCCAATGGGAAGCGGTTTCTGAGATGTCGCGTGCGCAGATACTGGTCTCATACTGTTACACGTAGTCTGCTTGATTATTTtgttgcgtttttaaaagagtgAATGTCTGACAACTCGTTTTCATTGGTTTTACAACCGTTCAACTTTTTTCCTGTTTGCGCGAAAATCATGTCAACCATATTTGGACAAGCAAGTGGAAAACTCACTGTTGCGTTTTGGtgatgtgttttcatgtgatcgTGATTGCAGCTGAATTTGGAATTATTGGAGATTTCAATTTCAGAGTGGTTACGTGTTTTTTTAGCCCGTCAGTTTATCGCATCTTCATAATGTgacgttgagattgacatctaGCGATCGATGGGGAAATTACCATCGCGctgagcatgcactagttgcgtggatatgtgcgctatataaatatactgTAGTAATAATAATTCTTAATATCAGCTGATTTTAAATGATAAATGTTCGGAATGCTCTCAGGAACTGGTCCCTATATTTCACACCCTAATCCCATGCTATCCTATTTTATTTAATACATCTACATTCTTATGTTACTTTCAGAGACAGAACCACTGATCTGCATCCATTGGGAACACGATCCGGATGCTTCATACGTACTGTCCTCGGTAACTCTCTCCAGGAGTTCCCAGGAACAGTTGGACTTGCAACACGAGGTGGCAACATCGCTTGCCCGAAATACATCCATGCTGCAACAGTTTCTATCTGACCTGTTCAAGAGTTTCGATGCCAAACTTGTTGCGGTCAAATATGCTCCTCTCCAATTCATACTGCAACACAACGACAGAGAATCGATGGCGTCAATGGCCCGGAATTCAACTGTCTTGCAGGCCATATTCAAGGAAATGATGTCCTCCAGCTGCAGCATCCTGCCTCCAGTGCAGCTGCGGATGAAGATTTTCAACTCATCCCTTCCACCCTGTGCTGTCTTGAAGCGCGAGTGTTTCCTCCAAGCAGACCATGCATTCCGAACAGATTTTATGAACATTCCGTGTCCTCAGAGTATGGACCGGACAGTGTAAGGTCCTTACTTACTAAGCTATGACATGTGTCCAGGAAGGGCCCTGTTAATATCTATTTGGGTTTCGTGTATTTACCACTCTGACATCATTCTAATGCATATATGTGTAAATGTAACAGTATACCAATAAGCAGTCGTGTGGTAACGTGTTAATTAAAGTTTGTCGACCCAATGGACAAAATGTTCTTTGAACGATACATTGTACAGTTATACCGTTTCTACTAGCATGGTGAGTTGCTTTGTGACTAAATGTATCCAATATGGGATTTTGTTCTAGCAATACCAGATGGAGGAGTAGGATATGTATGTTAGAGAATTAGTAGCATGCCAATAATTAACCCGTGTCTTTCATTCACAGATCTACAGATACAATACTACAAGACATCGAAGGCGAAAATCAGGAATCCATTGGGAAACGTTTCATTTCTCTGGAACATGAGATGTCCGAGCAGAGAAGAATAATTGAGGCACACGCAAGGGAGCAAAGAGAACAAACGTATGAAATCCGAGAGGCTCTGTCCATGATCACACAGCGCATCAGAGGCGACTCCGAGAACGATGTACCACTGGTAACCCTTGGTCAGCTTGTGTCCGTTAATGACAAGACGAAACCAAGCGAGCATTCCTCTGTAGAGACATCTTCTCCGATGAAGGAGCTTGACATCAGTAAATGCGGTCCCCAACATGACCCAAAACGCACTGACACTTCAGATAGCAGCCTAAGAGAGGAACAAGTTCAAGGAAATCCCGATGAACGGGAACCTGGTGCACCAACGCATTCCAAAGAGATTAGAAGGTGTTGTAtggcataaataaataaatcagtaTAAATCAGTATATTCGATATATAAAACTTATATGGATACATACTAATAATTCCAACTCAATTTGCGTGACATTTACTTTTAATTAACATCAGTAATAATTATACAATAGTTTAccgtcaaaggtacatatacagTCTGCTGTGTTAGAAGTTGTGGATGTTTACTGTCAAAAGTACATATACAGTCTGCTGTGTTATAAGGTGTCGATGTTTACTGTCAAAAGTACACATACAGTCTGCTGTGTTAGAAGGTGTGGATGTTTACTatcaaatgtacatatacagtcTGCTCTCCTAGAAGGTGTGGATGTTTACTGTCAAAGGTACACATACATTGTGATGTGTTAGAAGGTCTGGATGTTCTGGTGACAAAGGGATCTTGGAAGAAGGAGGGAAGATGAGGGAAGTACTAGCTGAAATTAAGGCAGCTCTAGCCAAACATTACCAAGTGGGCAAAATCTGGGATTGTGTGGAGAAGACTTTGGATGAAGGTAATACAAGATTTAGGAACCACATATAAGTAAGAATGTCGCATTGCAAAGTGAATATGTACTGTAAATTGATGCAGAGACGACACTGACAACCACACTGCCAACATATCTGTTGGTTCCTTTGACAGAGGGTTCTCCGCATCCAAAAGCGAGAGGCGTCATGAACACCGTCTTGTGTCTAGACACATCATCCAGTATTGGGGAAGAGGGGCTTGAGGACATGAAGCGTCACCTTGAAGTGTTCATTGATAGTAAGAAACGTATTGTTAATGTTGAAGGTGATGAGAATCTCTTCAGAAACATGATTGTCCATCGAGCAAAGCAGGAAGTCATTGTTAAAGTTACAAGTAACCTGTGCTCTGTTTAACGTATTTCAGATCGGGGAGTGCCGCAAATTTTATAAACACATCTCTAGCTAAGTCTCAGTGATCCACGTCCACCATACACCTGACATTCTGCTGACTGTAGAAACAAACACTCGTGTGTAGTTAACGTATTTTATAATGTGAAATAATGTGTCTTCGAACCAGACATAGAAGAATCTGCGGAGGATCTGGAACAGGAGGAAAACCTTGCTGTTGTCACATTTGGAGGTGGGGCCTCGATTCTGCATCCCATCTCGAACGATTATGGCAGTGTAAGAGATGTGATAGGTGAGGCGCCGTGGTCAGTGGTAAGAAACGTATTGAAACTGAAGGAAGGTAATTATGTGTAACCTttacaacataaaacatttaaaattatgCAATGGAAAGTACTTACGTTATCACATTGATGCATATATGCAAACCACACTCCTGCAGTTAGCTCTGACTCTCTGCGCAGGAAACCTCTGTGAATATCTTTCTCGCCAAACATTTAAACAGCGTATAGGCCTTGGGGAGACGTTTCACAGTATTTAGCAATACTTCGATCGTCATATGTCATATATAACATCTCCTGTTTCAGAGAAGATTGAGCTTGGTGGATCGTCTCCTCTACTTCAAGGACTGTTGGTCAGTGTTGCATCATTAGCTCTCGGTATGTCACATTGTATCAAAAGCACCATGCCTTATATCAGTGTAAGATTACACGTTTGAGGACATTGTTGATATTGATTAGTATTTCAGaccatgttgttgttttgggttaCAAGGACAAGGTGGTAGTGGTTCGGAGATATCTCAACTCTCGCGGATCATTGTTATGACAGATGGTCTTGTGACAGGAGAAAGAACTGCTTCTGATACTGACACAAAAACCACATGGTTGTCCCAACAGGTACGTACACTCTTTAGTACACTACACAGACTTACCGATAGTAACGGATTTGTCTGTTTGACGCATTCAGCCTATTCTACCTATTTGGCGGCTTTCcataaataatcgtgtctggtccagacagtctTATGGTAACTCATGACAAACTACATTATGCCGACTTATATGTCTCAATTAGAAATAAAgtcattcatcaatattccagctatatggcggcggtccaaAAATATtcgaatctagaccagacaatctttTGGTAACTGATGACAAACTACATTATGGCGACTTTAAGATGACACCCTATATGTCTAAATAAGAAATATAAAACAATTTCTTTAGGACAAGAACTGTCTTCTGTCGACACTGAGGATCTTAAGACCGAAAGAGACGACATGCGAGGTGATGGGTGCCATGGTGTGGATCCCTGTGGGAGATGCCAACTCGGTAATGAGTGTTTTTTTACTTTGTCCCTCAACAGTTCATAATCGAAAATTACATAATGCTCACTGTTTGTGTCATAAATGAAAACGTGTTATGTGTGTGGTGTGTTTACTTGACAGACATTTCTACAAGACGTGGTCAGTTGGTCAAATGGGAATCTTTTGAACGGAACGGAAATCAAGAGTCTATGTCGCCATCAGGAACCTAAGGTAAATTATCATGATTTCGTGAGTGAAAGAGGTGCAGCAGAGATAGTGTGTGACACCAGCAGTGCCGCATCAACGGTTTCTTGTTTATGCACTTGGCTATTCAAGAATGTTTTGCCTTCCCAAATTTGTACGGTAGAGGACCTAATTTCTGATCTTCtttgacatatatacacaagGAACTTACTTAAGCATAACCTGTATTTTTGCAATGATAGGTTTCTAACACCTTCATAAAACGTCTCGTGGCGACAACGATGAAAGTAACATTGACAGTAACATTAGTTTATTCGTAATATCAACCTCAGAAGCCTATAAAACAGTCACAAGGTTTGGCAGTTTCGTGAAAATAACATTCTTTTGACCCGTATGATACTTTGACTCACGAAAAACGACAAAATAATTGGAATCcatgttcattttcatttatcCATGATCATTgctcatttaaaaaaacaacaaatcactCATTTTCAAATAAAGTCACGTCTGTTCAAAAATGGCACttgaatgtttaatgtttaatttATTGGTGAACGTGAGCattcaaaatgtaattttgcGTGTCTTACACGATTCAAATCGATAGCGAGTGCATCCTCCACTGTATGGCAGCCAGCAATCTCCCCGCATACCCCTTGccagcctcctgatcctctgaaAGGGCACACTACGCCATTCGTGGCGTTAAGCAGCTTCCATTTTGGCCAGATTCTGTACCGGGGGATTCTTCTGTTGCAAACGACGACCAATCATGTCCCTTATGTGCTCCAAAGGCTTAAGTTCGGGTCTCATTCAAACGTGAGATATGTCAGGAGGTGCTTAATTAAGTTCCGTGTGTATGGTCGGAGAAGTATTCTGTGTGGAAATATTTATCAAGACCTATGTAACTGAAGCAAGAAAACAATTGTCAGCATGGCGGATGTTGGATTGTTTCTGTAATTACAGAGAGATCCAGGGAGCAGTGCGCCATCAGTGTCGTCACTAGGAGGAGCAGACCATACAGAAAGAACGCCAGATATCACCGTGGTATGTGGCATGCCGATCTGGTTTAGTCGACGTACACTTTACCCATGTAATTTTAATAaaggttggttggctggttggttggttggttggttggttggttggttggttaacgcAGCAGCAATCTTCCTGCTATATGGAGACGGTATAGTGATCACAACCGATCTAGGCAAATAGGATGcggtgacatgagtcaaccaagtctaTGATTCTGACCATGGGATCCCGCTAGTCGCTACATTTACAACAAGCCTGGGTAACTGAAGAAGAAGattttgatatttactacaaggatgttatCTGTCCTCACACAGCGTGTCAACAAAGCATGAAGTCAGTCAATACCTTACTGACTCCCTTTTTGGATCGAGGGTAAATATAAaaagtcaagtcaaacaatcGATTAGTCGACATTGTTCGACGACATAGATTTCACTATATATAAAAGGTCAAATAGCCGTAAAAATGACTTGCATGAATTacaggaaaaacaacaacaatgatacTGGGCGTTCGAAAATGGTAAAGCGTACCCTACCCTACAGGTAGTGACCTGAGGCGAGTAAAATTCTATTCGGGTCactaaatctccacagtcagtGGCCCGGCTGGCTTgctaattttcattttttgtaaatacactCTTTAAAAAACCGCAAAACCCAGATATCAATGAacatttggtgttattcaaggacgtgtagatcagcggaaTGAATTAAATTTTGTGGAGCAAagcattgctatcttgtccatattttaCGAGCACAACGGTCATCACAGGCACTACAGTGGTGTTGAAatcagtacctcgtatgaccacctccaaCTGCTATCACTGCCGTACACTTCCTGGGTACAGATCAAATAAGTCGTTGGATGCTTTGTTGTGgattcctcctgcagcatgtggaacaactgttgaggATTCTGTGATGGATTCCGacgtcgacgtacccgtctatcgatctgacCCCAAAGGTATTCgattgggtttagatccggggatctggagggccagaTGAAGGTACTGATGTTGCTTctggccaggtagtccacgATGGCACGTGCTATGTGGGGCCTGgtgttgtcctgttggaagagctgctgttgacggtcaacaaggtgGAGTATCGATTGGCActcagattgccttggacaagcacaagttccaTCTGCGGGTGTATGAGATCGCTCCCAACACCATAACACTTTCTTCACCGAATTTGTCCACATGTCTGATGCAGTTAAGAGCAAAACGGCCATGACGTCTGTAGGTacggtctctaccatcacgtcgcctgaggagataacgggattcatcgctaaactaTATGCGCCATTGTTTGCCTAATTCCATAGCAGAaccgtgttacaccatctcactcgtcgacgccgatgtagtcgtgtcaaggCGGGTCAACTTTTCAAcctgttcttgtgctgtgtcccgggcggtacgatggcggtcacgtaggtgggttacccggatgtaccgatcttgggcaggtgtggtgactctacgtcttcctgatcttggacggtcatttgtcgaatttgtttgacgaaatcgaacccacaatcgagttattgtgctaGGATCAACGATGAAGATGCTTGacacctcactctttgattcgccagcttgcaatcgtccaattTCCTCATTTCGATCTGCAGAGTTGAGACAACCCATTTTCGTGTACAAtacttgcaaagatcgatgAAATTGTGACattcatttgggtcttttatagtcacatgctgtactcatgttttgcacgtgagaaacaatcattgtgcctgatattcgtgctgcgtgacatccacgcacatcatgacaatcctgattgataaaaccgttcaaaatcatttttggttgcgtttggtcaagcatgatcttctaaaacattccagaaacaatgagCCAACCttaaaaatgtttgagtttacatatatgtacaaaactgtaagtatcatttttgaatttcatcttgcgtttatttgttttgactttttgaagagtgtatatcaCTCTTATCACTCTTTCTGAATGTTGGGTTATGATACATTTTTACATCATGCAAGATTATATCATGATTCATCACATTAGCTACTGATTGATGAATTATTTACTTTATCTGAGCACgaacaaaatatttctaaaatggcattttCCTATCTGTTTTATGGTATTACATCTGTTGTTATCGTTTGCTTAGGTTTTTAAtggtatttcatattttgtgctCTTTTGCTTAGTTTCTGCATTCATATATAGGATAGCCAGTTGTTTTGTGGGCAAGTTATTTTAAGGTATACAGTGTGTTGTGACTTGACAGGTACCGCAGCAAGACACATCTACACGTTCGGATGGAAGGGGTGTAGAGAACAAGGACATCCCGAGCCCCGCTCCCCACCAAGACATTCAGGTAAATAGATTAGGAGTAATTATGGAATTATGGGCCAGGAATACTGTACATGTATAAGCCATACCGAATGTTGCTTAGATGTAGTAATTTACATTGTATCATAAATCTCCATGGCAGAACGATACTGGGAACAGCTCTCCACCTTTTCCTTCTTTGAGGCGAGAACTGCGAGCTGGGGAAACATTAGACGTCAGTGCAGCTGAAACGGTATGTGTGTCCAACAGTGCACCACCcccagtgactgagtgagtttagttttacgtcgcacttagcaatattcctgctatggggcatccgtctgtaaataattgagtcaatccagacaattcggtgatcaacagcatgagtatcgatctacgcaacggGGATACGTAGACGTGTCAGCTGcttcagcgagcctggccacctaatccctttagtcgcctcttacagcagGCATGGGTTTCGAAAGACTAAAtgtagcccggatcttcacgtgttaCAATACACCCAGAGTGTACTGCTTCAAGACGGTTGTTAATGTATGTTTGCACACTGATACTACGCTTCACATAGTTCATTCCAGCTGGCCCAAGCGATCTTCTTTTAATTCCGTTTAAGTGTGAGCCATCTGCGTTTGAATAGGTATTAAATATGGAAATATACGTCAGGGCATACGTGCATTCGAAGGGTAAGGGTGGAGTAATACTTTCCCTATTACATGTCCATGACATAAGGATCCTGGAAACAGTATGTCACCTGTGTCGTCATTTGAAAGAAGACGAAGTACAGAGAGAACATCAGATCCCAAAGAGATGGACAAGGTATGTGCTCCTTGTTTTACTGTATGGAGACTGAGCATATGCCCATTATTGTTTGCAGCAAAGGCCAAGACTATATATAGCTACATTGTTACTAGAATATGAAATCAAACTTAGTTTAACCACACGGACCACACCGGTATGTATCATTCCCTTGGCCCCACTCCACAGAGCGATCGTAACCTGGACTCGCGACAGTCGCAGCGCGACGgtcactttgtgaaatgggccccTGTACATCAAGATGTGGCTACATGGAACTGAAAACGGGCTACCAACTTTAGTTAGTTATATGCATGTAGATCGTAACATGCATTTCGTGTGAAATATACCGCAAGTG includes the following:
- the LOC137278212 gene encoding uncharacterized protein isoform X2, translating into MMTELHFREIRNGVALSPTDSPVVVDIACNQDMVEMLDKDEEVEETEPLICIHWEHDPDASYVLSSVTLSRSSQEQLDLQHEVATSLARNTSMLQQFLSDLFKSFDAKLVAVKYAPLQFILQHNDRESMASMARNSTVLQAIFKEMMSSSCSILPPVQLRMKIFNSSLPPCAVLKRECFLQADHAFRTDFMNIPCPQSMDRTVSTDTILQDIEGENQESIGKRFISLEHEMSEQRRIIEAHAREQREQTYEIREALSMITQRIRGDSENDVPLVTLGQLVSVNDKTKPSEHSSVETSSPMKELDISKCGPQHDPKRTDTSDSSLREEQVQGNPDEREPGAPTHSKEIRRSGCSGDKGILEEGGKMREVLAEIKAALAKHYQVGKIWDCVEKTLDEEGSPHPKARGVMNTVLCLDTSSSIGEEGLEDMKRHLEVFIDNIEESAEDLEQEENLAVVTFGGGASILHPISNDYGSVRDVIEKIELGGSSPLLQGLLVSVASLALGQGGSGSEISQLSRIIVMTDGLVTGERTASDTDTKTTWLSQQDKNCLLSTLRILRPKETTCEVMGAMVWIPVGDANSTFLQDVVSWSNGNLLNGTEIKSLCRHQEPKRDPGSSAPSVSSLGGADHTERTPDITVVPQQDTSTRSDGRGVENKDIPSPAPHQDIQNDTGNSSPPFPSLRRELRAGETLDVSAAETDPGNSMSPVSSFERRRSTERTSDPKEMDKYGSTSSRDVGGRRGDRKATDVFDNVYESEGLPILGSRVMRGVDWKWDDQDMEGPGTITNHGAEGKSVWVAWDHGECNRYRYGLGGHFDLKIVDDQPRSPRRDGRIQIGMLVERGADWQKTDDDGGPSSSGTVIRRQSDRVMVKWKTGKIGVYRYGQGGKFDVCVRDPVSCLMEQTKKQKSFQHDQQPTALTAGVPKPKEASARYKESSVWQWLDGDGVWTTYSEENSVQLSRAYDNQEGHCVIEKDGKRFLVLFQNLVEKSLTDRCTRKVRKWPID
- the LOC137278212 gene encoding uncharacterized protein isoform X1; amino-acid sequence: MMTELHFREIRNGVALSPTDSPVVVDIACNQDMVEMLDKDEEVEETEPLICIHWEHDPDASYVLSSVTLSRSSQEQLDLQHEVATSLARNTSMLQQFLSDLFKSFDAKLVAVKYAPLQFILQHNDRESMASMARNSTVLQAIFKEMMSSSCSILPPVQLRMKIFNSSLPPCAVLKRECFLQADHAFRTDFMNIPCPQSMDRTVSTDTILQDIEGENQESIGKRFISLEHEMSEQRRIIEAHAREQREQTYEIREALSMITQRIRGDSENDVPLVTLGQLVSVNDKTKPSEHSSVETSSPMKELDISKCGPQHDPKRTDTSDSSLREEQVQGNPDEREPGAPTHSKEIRRRSGCSGDKGILEEGGKMREVLAEIKAALAKHYQVGKIWDCVEKTLDEEGSPHPKARGVMNTVLCLDTSSSIGEEGLEDMKRHLEVFIDNIEESAEDLEQEENLAVVTFGGGASILHPISNDYGSVRDVIEKIELGGSSPLLQGLLVSVASLALGQGGSGSEISQLSRIIVMTDGLVTGERTASDTDTKTTWLSQQDKNCLLSTLRILRPKETTCEVMGAMVWIPVGDANSTFLQDVVSWSNGNLLNGTEIKSLCRHQEPKRDPGSSAPSVSSLGGADHTERTPDITVVPQQDTSTRSDGRGVENKDIPSPAPHQDIQNDTGNSSPPFPSLRRELRAGETLDVSAAETDPGNSMSPVSSFERRRSTERTSDPKEMDKYGSTSSRDVGGRRGDRKATDVFDNVYESEGLPILGSRVMRGVDWKWDDQDMEGPGTITNHGAEGKSVWVAWDHGECNRYRYGLGGHFDLKIVDDQPRSPRRDGRIQIGMLVERGADWQKTDDDGGPSSSGTVIRRQSDRVMVKWKTGKIGVYRYGQGGKFDVCVRDPVSCLMEQTKKQKSFQHDQQPTALTAGVPKPKEASARYKESSVWQWLDGDGVWTTYSEENSVQLSRAYDNQEGHCVIEKDGKRFLVLFQNLVEKSLTDRCTRKVRKWPID